The following coding sequences lie in one Bacteroidota bacterium genomic window:
- a CDS encoding S9 family peptidase: MQNYRIILCLFGLLLFAQPYSAKGQTKEITVEDIWASRKFSAEGVFGIHPLNDGKSYATIEKGNLNVYAYADGHLVQTLIQSDELITADSVKINLQSYELSQDETLALIPWATESIYRHSSRSDYYIFDLRTRKLFPLSKGGKQQLATFSPDGTKVAFVRDNNIFVRDLSSDAETQITSDGKQNHIINGTTDWVYEEEFSFTQAFFWSPDSRRIAYLKFNESRVREFNMVYYNDLYPELYTYKYPKAGEDNSIVTVHIWDSSTGKTIQIDTGAETDIYIPRIGWTTNPELLSIQRLNRLQNHLEILLAEASTGKVRTLYQEKNQWYIDITDDLTFLPDGRHFLITSEKDGNNHIYLFDMSGKLVRQLTKGPWDVTKLYGYSTRHKRIFFQAATVSPTERQLYSVDLRGRISPLVLSSGHNNAFFSSDFSYFIHSHSTINQPPVFTMRNLQGKELRLLRDNEKLRNTMKEYGWQDFEFFTVEHPSITLPDGNPVGLNAWMLKPRDFDPLKKYPVLIYIYGGPGAQTVNNSWSGGNNWWFQMLASQGFIVVSVDNRGTGARGETFKKMTYLQLGKYETEDLITTANFLAGLNYVDASRIGVFGWSYGGYMSSLGITKGADVFKSAIAVAPVTNWRYYDNIYTERYMRKPQDNADGYDQNSPINHVSAIKGNYLLVHGSADDNVHYQNAMEMINALVAANKQFELMIYPNRNHGIFGGNTRVHLYKLMTDFLHRTLQN, from the coding sequence ATGCAAAATTACCGTATCATCCTCTGTTTGTTCGGTTTACTCCTCTTCGCACAACCTTATTCGGCCAAGGGACAAACAAAAGAAATCACAGTCGAAGACATCTGGGCAAGTCGCAAATTCAGCGCTGAGGGCGTCTTTGGCATCCATCCGCTGAACGACGGAAAAAGTTATGCCACCATCGAGAAAGGAAACCTGAATGTGTATGCCTATGCCGACGGGCATTTGGTACAAACACTCATACAGTCTGATGAACTGATCACAGCCGACAGCGTCAAAATCAACCTGCAATCGTACGAACTCAGCCAGGACGAAACACTCGCACTGATACCCTGGGCCACAGAGTCCATATATCGCCACTCCTCAAGGTCAGACTACTACATTTTTGACCTTCGCACCCGTAAGCTCTTCCCCTTGAGCAAAGGAGGCAAACAGCAGCTGGCCACCTTCTCCCCCGACGGCACAAAGGTGGCATTTGTGCGCGACAACAACATTTTCGTGCGTGATTTATCCTCAGACGCTGAAACCCAAATCACCAGCGACGGCAAACAAAACCACATCATCAACGGAACCACCGACTGGGTGTACGAAGAAGAATTCAGCTTCACGCAGGCATTTTTCTGGTCGCCCGACAGCCGGCGTATCGCTTATCTGAAATTCAACGAAAGCCGGGTTCGGGAGTTTAACATGGTGTATTACAATGACCTGTACCCCGAATTATACACCTACAAGTATCCAAAAGCCGGCGAAGACAACTCCATTGTTACGGTGCACATCTGGGACAGCTCTACCGGTAAAACCATACAGATTGACACAGGCGCAGAAACCGATATCTACATCCCCCGCATTGGCTGGACTACCAATCCGGAACTGCTGAGCATTCAAAGGCTGAACCGCCTGCAAAATCACCTCGAAATTCTCCTGGCTGAAGCAAGCACAGGCAAGGTTCGAACGCTTTATCAGGAAAAAAATCAATGGTATATCGACATCACCGACGACCTGACATTTCTGCCCGATGGCCGCCATTTCCTGATTACCAGCGAGAAGGATGGAAACAACCACATCTATCTTTTCGACATGAGTGGCAAGCTCGTCCGGCAGCTCACCAAAGGCCCCTGGGATGTGACAAAACTCTATGGATACAGCACCAGGCACAAACGCATCTTCTTTCAGGCAGCCACAGTTTCGCCCACAGAGCGTCAGCTTTACAGTGTTGACCTGCGCGGACGCATCAGCCCCCTGGTGCTGAGCTCCGGTCACAACAATGCCTTTTTCAGCAGCGATTTCAGCTATTTCATCCACAGCCACTCCACCATCAACCAGCCCCCCGTGTTCACAATGCGCAATCTGCAGGGCAAAGAGCTTCGTCTGCTGCGCGATAACGAAAAACTCCGGAATACCATGAAAGAATACGGCTGGCAGGACTTTGAATTTTTCACCGTTGAGCACCCCTCAATTACATTGCCCGACGGCAACCCGGTTGGCCTGAATGCCTGGATGCTTAAACCCAGGGACTTCGATCCGCTCAAAAAATATCCTGTGCTCATATATATATATGGTGGACCCGGCGCACAAACGGTAAACAACAGCTGGAGCGGTGGCAACAACTGGTGGTTTCAGATGCTGGCCTCGCAGGGTTTCATAGTAGTGTCGGTTGACAACAGAGGCACAGGTGCTAGGGGCGAGACGTTTAAAAAAATGACTTATCTGCAGCTTGGCAAATATGAAACCGAAGACCTCATCACTACAGCAAATTTTCTCGCCGGCCTGAACTATGTGGATGCCAGCCGTATCGGAGTGTTCGGCTGGAGCTATGGCGGATACATGTCGAGCCTGGGCATCACCAAAGGTGCGGATGTATTCAAATCAGCAATTGCCGTGGCGCCTGTGACCAACTGGAGGTATTACGACAACATCTACACCGAAAGATATATGCGCAAACCCCAGGACAATGCAGATGGATACGACCAGAATTCACCCATCAACCATGTATCGGCCATCAAAGGAAATTATCTGCTTGTCCATGGCAGTGCCGACGACAATGTGCACTACCAGAATGCTATGGAAATGATCAACGCTTTGGTGGCAGCCAACAAACAATTTGAGCTGATGATATATCCCAACAGGAACCATGGAATTTTCGGCGGAAACACCAGGGTGCACCTTTACAAGCTGATGACCGACTTTTTGCATCGCACGCTTCAAAATTAA
- a CDS encoding 30S ribosomal protein S21, producing the protein MIIVPVKEGESIDRALKKYKRKFEKTGVMRELRNRQKFTKPSVIRREQKLKAIYVQKLRQESES; encoded by the coding sequence ATGATTATTGTTCCTGTAAAAGAAGGCGAAAGCATCGACCGCGCGTTGAAAAAGTACAAGAGGAAATTTGAAAAAACCGGTGTAATGCGCGAACTGCGTAACCGCCAGAAATTCACCAAGCCCTCTGTAATCCGCCGCGAACAAAAGCTGAAGGCTATCTACGTGCAGAAGCTTCGCCAGGAATCGGAATCCTGA
- a CDS encoding tyrosine-type recombinase/integrase, with amino-acid sequence MTPDSFLAYLKYERRASDHTITAYQTDLAQFQDFCANQFEIFDITLVQPFMIREWMASLKSSGLENRSINRKKSSVSAFYKYCQQCDASLQNPARLLKSLKTSTRTASFVPEGDMKRHRAPETSDFEPLRNHLIIEFLYQTGLRRAELLSLTQSNFDLSRQMIKFTGKGNKQRIVPLPPDLINRISNYIQLKEKLFPGVAHFLVSARGKPMPASTLHKIVAEGLGAITTLTKRSPHVLRHTYATHLVNNGAPLIAVKELLGHSSLAATEIYVHNSIAQLKKIHQQAHPKG; translated from the coding sequence ATGACTCCCGACAGCTTCCTCGCTTACCTCAAATACGAACGACGCGCCTCCGACCACACCATCACGGCCTACCAAACCGACCTTGCACAATTTCAGGACTTCTGTGCTAATCAATTTGAAATCTTCGACATAACCCTTGTGCAGCCTTTCATGATCCGGGAATGGATGGCAAGTCTGAAATCATCCGGCCTGGAAAATCGCAGCATCAACAGGAAAAAGTCATCCGTCAGTGCTTTCTATAAATACTGCCAGCAATGCGATGCGTCGCTTCAAAACCCTGCCCGGCTGCTCAAATCGCTGAAAACGAGCACACGGACAGCAAGTTTTGTTCCCGAAGGTGATATGAAACGACATCGCGCACCAGAAACCTCTGACTTTGAACCCCTTCGCAACCACCTCATAATCGAGTTTCTGTATCAGACCGGCCTCAGACGTGCCGAATTGCTGTCGCTCACGCAATCAAACTTCGATCTGAGCCGGCAAATGATTAAGTTTACGGGTAAAGGCAACAAACAGCGCATCGTGCCTTTGCCGCCAGATCTCATCAATCGCATATCCAATTACATACAGCTAAAGGAAAAACTCTTTCCCGGTGTTGCACATTTTTTAGTCAGCGCTCGGGGAAAACCTATGCCGGCTTCCACGCTGCATAAAATCGTTGCAGAAGGGCTGGGCGCAATCACAACCTTGACGAAACGCAGCCCCCATGTTTTGCGCCATACCTACGCAACACACCTTGTAAATAATGGTGCACCTCTCATTGCAGTGAAGGAACTTTTGGGACACAGTTCGCTTGCGGCAACAGAGATATACGTGCACAACAGCATAGCCCAACTCAAAAAAATTCATCAGCAGGCCCATCCAAAGGGCTAA
- the raiA gene encoding ribosome-associated translation inhibitor RaiA — MKVNINSVHFKADQKLENFINTKLDKLVSRYTDVLGAEVMLKVEKPESPVNKIAEIKLLIKGNDLFASKQCDTFEEAIDQGVDALKKQLEKHRAKFIK; from the coding sequence ATGAAAGTTAACATCAATTCCGTGCACTTCAAAGCTGACCAAAAGCTTGAAAACTTCATCAACACCAAGCTCGACAAGCTAGTGAGCCGCTACACCGACGTGCTTGGAGCCGAGGTGATGCTCAAAGTGGAAAAGCCGGAGTCGCCGGTAAACAAGATCGCTGAGATCAAGTTGCTCATCAAGGGCAATGATCTTTTTGCCAGCAAACAATGCGACACCTTTGAAGAGGCCATTGATCAGGGTGTTGATGCATTGAAGAAACAACTGGAAAAACACCGTGCCAAATTCATCAAGTAA
- the tuf gene encoding elongation factor Tu translates to MAKEKFTRTKPHVNIGTIGHVDHGKTTLTAAITLCLQEKGLAEFKSFDSIDAAPEEKERGITINTAHVEYETENRHYAHVDCPGHADYVKNMVTGAAQMDGAIIVVAATDGPMPQTREHILLARQVGVPKLVVFMNKVDLVDDEELLDLVEMEVRDLLNFYGFEGDDTPVIRGSALGALNKEPKWVEKVYELMDACDNWIPLPVRDQDKPFLMPIEDVFSITGRGTVATGRIETGIIRTGDPVEIIGMGAEKLKSVVTGVEMFRKILDQGQAGDNAGLLLRGIDKDEIRRGMVIVAPGSVKPHKHFKAEVYILKKEEGGRHTPFHNKYRPQFYFRTTDVTGEIILPEGVEMVMPGDNLTIEVKLIADIAMDKGLRFAIREGGRTVGAGQVTEILD, encoded by the coding sequence ATGGCTAAAGAAAAATTCACCAGGACGAAGCCACACGTTAACATCGGAACCATTGGTCACGTTGACCATGGTAAGACTACACTCACCGCCGCCATCACCCTGTGCTTGCAGGAAAAAGGTCTGGCTGAGTTCAAGTCGTTCGACTCCATTGATGCTGCCCCCGAAGAAAAAGAAAGGGGTATCACCATCAATACCGCACACGTAGAATACGAAACCGAGAATCGCCACTATGCACACGTGGACTGCCCCGGTCACGCCGACTACGTTAAGAACATGGTTACTGGTGCTGCCCAGATGGACGGTGCCATCATCGTAGTAGCTGCCACCGATGGTCCGATGCCTCAGACCCGCGAGCACATCCTTCTGGCCCGCCAGGTAGGTGTACCGAAGCTCGTAGTGTTCATGAACAAGGTTGACCTAGTGGACGACGAAGAGCTGCTCGACCTCGTTGAAATGGAAGTTCGCGACCTGCTCAACTTCTATGGTTTTGAAGGCGACGACACTCCTGTAATTCGTGGTTCGGCTCTGGGTGCCCTCAATAAAGAACCCAAGTGGGTTGAAAAAGTGTATGAGCTGATGGATGCCTGCGACAACTGGATTCCGCTTCCGGTTCGCGATCAGGACAAACCCTTCCTCATGCCTATCGAAGACGTATTCTCCATCACCGGCCGTGGTACAGTAGCCACCGGTAGGATCGAAACCGGTATCATCCGCACAGGCGACCCGGTTGAAATCATCGGTATGGGTGCCGAAAAACTGAAGTCGGTAGTAACTGGTGTGGAAATGTTCCGCAAGATCCTCGACCAGGGTCAGGCAGGTGACAACGCTGGTTTGCTCCTCCGTGGTATTGACAAGGACGAAATCCGCCGCGGTATGGTTATCGTTGCCCCCGGCTCGGTTAAACCTCACAAGCACTTCAAAGCTGAGGTGTATATCCTGAAGAAAGAGGAAGGTGGTCGTCACACTCCTTTCCACAACAAATATCGTCCTCAGTTCTACTTCCGTACAACTGACGTAACCGGCGAGATCATTCTGCCCGAAGGAGTAGAAATGGTAATGCCCGGCGACAACCTCACCATCGAAGTTAAGCTGATTGCCGACATCGCCATGGACAAAGGTCTCCGTTTCGCTATCCGCGAAGGTGGCCGTACGGTAGGCGCCGGCCAGGTAACCGAAATCCTCGACTAA
- the secE gene encoding preprotein translocase subunit SecE — protein sequence MSKFSIVNYVKESYTELMQKVSWPTWSELQSSAMVVSIASLIIALVVYLMDLSFRTVLENFYRLF from the coding sequence ATGTCGAAATTCAGCATTGTAAATTACGTAAAGGAAAGTTACACCGAATTGATGCAAAAGGTGTCCTGGCCTACATGGAGCGAGCTCCAGAGCAGTGCTATGGTAGTGTCCATTGCTTCCCTCATAATCGCATTAGTCGTTTATCTGATGGACCTGTCATTCAGAACCGTATTAGAGAACTTCTACCGTTTGTTCTAA
- the nusG gene encoding transcription termination/antitermination factor NusG encodes MSEAAEKKWYVVRAISGKEKKVKEYLENEIARLGIQDLISQVLIPTEKVYQIRKGKKISKERNYFPGYVLIEAHLTGEVPHIIKSIPNVLGFLGTKGEPDPLRPSEVKRILGKVDELSEMGEEANIPFIVGETVTVIDGPFNSFSGVIEEINEEKKKLKVMVKIFGRKTPLELSFMQVEKEH; translated from the coding sequence ATGAGCGAAGCTGCAGAAAAAAAGTGGTATGTCGTCAGGGCGATCAGCGGCAAAGAAAAAAAGGTAAAAGAATACCTTGAAAACGAAATTGCCCGCCTCGGCATACAGGATTTAATCTCGCAGGTACTTATCCCCACGGAAAAGGTGTACCAAATCCGCAAGGGCAAGAAAATCAGCAAAGAACGGAACTATTTTCCGGGCTATGTGCTGATTGAAGCGCATCTTACGGGTGAGGTGCCGCACATCATCAAGTCGATACCCAATGTGCTGGGTTTTCTGGGAACCAAAGGAGAACCTGATCCGCTCCGCCCATCCGAAGTAAAGAGGATTTTGGGCAAAGTGGATGAGTTGTCCGAAATGGGTGAAGAAGCCAATATCCCCTTCATCGTAGGCGAAACGGTTACCGTGATCGACGGACCGTTCAATAGTTTCTCGGGAGTAATCGAAGAGATCAACGAAGAGAAAAAGAAGCTGAAGGTGATGGTTAAGATTTTTGGCCGAAAGACCCCCCTGGAACTCAGTTTCATGCAGGTAGAGAAAGAACATTAG
- the rplK gene encoding 50S ribosomal protein L11, with product MAKEVSALIKLQIKGGAANPSPPVGPALGSKGVNIMEFCKQFNARTQDMAGKIVPVIITVYKDKSFDFVVKAPPVAIQIMEAANLKKGSAEPNRNKVGSISWDQVRSIAENKMKDLNAFTIESAMSMVAGTARSMGVKITGDAPFNKN from the coding sequence ATGGCAAAAGAAGTAAGTGCATTAATTAAACTGCAGATCAAAGGAGGAGCCGCCAATCCTTCACCACCGGTAGGTCCTGCATTGGGATCGAAGGGTGTGAACATCATGGAGTTCTGCAAACAATTCAACGCCCGTACGCAGGATATGGCCGGCAAAATTGTGCCAGTCATCATCACAGTGTACAAGGACAAATCGTTTGATTTTGTTGTCAAAGCTCCACCGGTAGCTATTCAGATCATGGAAGCAGCCAACCTGAAAAAAGGCTCAGCTGAACCCAACCGCAACAAGGTAGGTTCGATCAGCTGGGATCAGGTGCGCAGCATTGCCGAAAACAAGATGAAGGACCTCAATGCCTTCACTATTGAATCGGCCATGAGTATGGTAGCTGGCACAGCCCGCAGCATGGGAGTGAAGATCACAGGCGACGCCCCGTTTAACAAAAACTAA
- a CDS encoding 50S ribosomal protein L1, whose protein sequence is MPRISKKRKEALAKFDKSKTYSLTEAVDIVKKITYTNFDASVDLNVRLGVDPRKANQMVRGSVTLPHGTGRVKRVLVLCTPDKEQEALEAGADFVGLDEYIQKIKDGWTDIDVVITTPNVMPKVGALGRILGPRGLMPNPKTGTVTMEVGKAVKEVKAGKIDFKVDKYGIVHAAVAKVSFEDQKIVDNAKELLQTIIKLKPTAAKGTYVKSVYISSTMSPGVQVDPKSVTN, encoded by the coding sequence ATGCCAAGAATTAGCAAAAAAAGAAAAGAAGCTCTGGCCAAGTTCGACAAAAGCAAGACTTACTCCTTGACTGAAGCAGTTGATATCGTCAAAAAAATCACTTACACCAACTTTGATGCTTCTGTTGACCTTAACGTGCGCCTGGGTGTCGATCCCCGCAAAGCCAATCAGATGGTTCGCGGCTCGGTAACCCTGCCCCACGGAACCGGACGTGTAAAGCGCGTGCTCGTGCTCTGCACACCCGACAAGGAACAGGAAGCTCTGGAAGCTGGTGCTGATTTCGTCGGTCTGGATGAATACATCCAGAAGATTAAGGACGGCTGGACAGATATCGACGTGGTGATTACCACCCCCAATGTGATGCCCAAGGTGGGTGCGTTGGGCCGGATCCTCGGACCCCGCGGCCTGATGCCAAACCCAAAAACAGGCACCGTCACTATGGAAGTTGGTAAAGCAGTCAAAGAGGTAAAAGCCGGTAAAATCGACTTCAAGGTTGATAAATACGGTATAGTTCATGCTGCTGTCGCTAAGGTGAGCTTCGAAGACCAGAAAATCGTCGACAACGCCAAAGAGCTGCTTCAGACGATCATCAAGCTGAAGCCTACCGCTGCCAAGGGCACCTATGTGAAGAGCGTTTATATCTCGAGCACCATGAGCCCCGGTGTGCAGGTCGATCCTAAATCAGTAACCAACTAA
- a CDS encoding 50S ribosomal protein L10 has protein sequence MRKEDKLTIIESLTEQLKANPNFYLTDIGEMNAEATAKLRRLCFNRNVKLVVVKNTLLRKAMERTGKDMSEIYPALKGATSIMFSESSNTPAKLIKEFRKNSEKPLLKGAYIEESVYLGDSMLETLINLKSKNDLIGEVIGLLQSPARNVLGALQSGGQKLSGIVKTLSERPE, from the coding sequence ATGAGAAAAGAAGATAAATTAACGATCATCGAATCGCTCACCGAACAGCTCAAGGCCAATCCCAACTTTTATCTTACCGATATTGGCGAGATGAACGCTGAGGCTACGGCAAAGCTGCGTCGTTTGTGCTTCAACCGTAATGTCAAGCTGGTAGTTGTGAAGAATACCCTTCTTCGCAAAGCCATGGAGCGTACGGGAAAAGACATGAGCGAAATCTACCCCGCCCTGAAGGGAGCCACCTCGATCATGTTTTCGGAAAGCAGCAACACGCCTGCCAAACTGATCAAGGAGTTCCGCAAGAATTCAGAAAAGCCCCTGCTTAAGGGGGCCTACATCGAAGAGTCGGTTTATCTGGGCGACAGCATGCTGGAAACCCTGATCAACCTCAAATCGAAAAACGACCTCATCGGCGAAGTTATTGGTCTGCTTCAGTCGCCGGCACGCAATGTGCTTGGTGCGCTGCAGTCGGGTGGCCAGAAACTCTCCGGTATTGTCAAAACACTTTCGGAAAGACCCGAGTAA
- the rplL gene encoding 50S ribosomal protein L7/L12: MADLKAFAEQLVNLTVKEVNELAKILKEEYGIEPAAAAVAVAAAPGAAGGADAPAVEEKTSFDVILKSAGASKLAVVKLVKELTSLGLKEAKELVDAAPKTLKEGVSKDEANALKSQLEEAGAEVEIK; the protein is encoded by the coding sequence ATGGCAGATTTGAAAGCTTTTGCAGAACAACTGGTCAACCTGACGGTTAAGGAAGTCAACGAACTGGCCAAGATCCTCAAGGAAGAATACGGCATTGAGCCTGCTGCAGCCGCAGTAGCTGTTGCCGCTGCACCCGGTGCCGCCGGTGGTGCCGATGCACCCGCCGTTGAGGAAAAGACCAGCTTCGACGTAATCCTGAAGTCGGCCGGTGCCTCCAAACTCGCTGTTGTTAAGCTTGTTAAGGAACTCACCAGCCTCGGTCTGAAAGAAGCCAAAGAACTGGTTGACGCCGCTCCCAAGACCCTCAAGGAAGGTGTGAGCAAAGACGAAGCCAATGCATTGAAATCTCAGTTGGAAGAAGCCGGTGCAGAGGTTGAAATTAAATAA